The Falco peregrinus isolate bFalPer1 chromosome 1, bFalPer1.pri, whole genome shotgun sequence genome has a window encoding:
- the MKI67 gene encoding proliferation marker protein Ki-67 isoform X2, with protein sequence MPLFGNIIVIKRNGTDGISFPLTASSCLFGRRTECDIRIQLPQVSKEHCKIEVNENKEAILTNLSTVNPTQLNGGCFQQPVPLKHGDVLTIIDRSFRFEYPLQSTPRKGRSRSPKDETLQQVAEMELLHQQTPGSKSLHVSDDAEFEEKNANEIKQSTEENTSKALPIKLQTPKSSCRIHQIITKKNEKSPFTKLYEKLKYEIQVKNFLYNGNASQEAAKEGGKSVPLEPSAQILSSSCVHDLGNLTEEKGIGRSEKIEECKIKQKVNSLEFNEISAAGSATNKSFTRSPQTSVSEEISRDTGKSHLQGHKELSPAEKPNGTEVTSKPSKENDGNAAFPLELCPVECLDHTDTIKTHSSAIALDERAQTANMTNVSEVDKYLLSTPTPRRKSSQSHFISPTRETSGMNPVNNGTPTTRRRVSSKHKSLSEISAETEREDSVSRNDSLKQLPLVEDKCLKQRQNSKQHTPGKPVEEVVLKEICDQANSVNSKEGHSETPASLSKSRSPRRNNRQNDKLSNKSVHSETLASVELMSELASPASQKPDSGRRRSRWRTSVLLTEKVLEADAVQEHHKTADGKDKATEEELVTKEYHQKQDLEDASVIRPRRLPSMRRSSGSVTVLKDNEAVSEVNISGLLPGEESGKTKRVSRKRKSGDLLLQPLGNRKRVSFGGQLSPELFDKSLPANSPLKKGATPARLSLPMGNSPRAVLKKAQGLKCFAAQELSEHWQKEKMSPKNLPAQKSPAASSPASGKATSRFTSGSPEPYTKGRFSVSHITALLPIAEEKDAVAEDMNTKEKTGAWVKTSKCSDINQDDKTFLTATPEKLASAQFASKITPMKSRSGALAVINAKRRSGASTANLLVAKSWAEVVKLGVVRPQSKTRKKSVRKGRPLKKKTQSPKAPERKIKDHFSTGHAESPATIVVGRAYSTTVRAAGQVPKVVKNPILKPNMNMDESFTGMTEMFQTPENKSGKMLPLATVQKTDFTPTCTAVDTSELHTPEESGEMMVSPLNSSDGSEQKQDSPGISSFLRGESLKSMSDAISTKTEKRKSMLEESVSVDNLSIIPEKEASRVKSGSKRRTSKQKLKPIEAMSDIKQLLRTPEQSSEPIEALSGIRQLMETPKRKLEPVEALSGIKKLMRTPKQKSEPVEALSGIKQLMRTPKQKSEPVEALSGIRQLMKTPKQKSEPVEALSGIKQLMRTPKQKSEPVEALSGIKQLMRTPKQKSEPVEALSGIKQLMRTPKQKSEPVEALSGIRQLMRTPKQKSEPVEALSGIRQLMRTPKQKSEPVEALSGIKQLMRTPKQKSEPVEALSGIKQLMRTPKQKSEPVEALSGIKQLMRTPKQKSEPVEALSGIRQLMRTPKQKSEPVEALSGIKQLMRTPKQKSEPVEALSGIKQLMRTPKQELETVTDEITDERLLKAPVQERGAVKDVAGLTLIKKSPKVKYQPVEDMIGVSRIFKTPKEKVEPVEDMFGISRLVKTPREKHQPVDDFVGLQRLMAEPRGRCSDSELDYVGVTEMFDIPEEIKTKSVSVTDSRQEDTAPLCTNSSHKYDVLDNEGNIPQGKDSRQKESTREDQTTQILTRGRSRKTTHSASAKQCEKDLNLKELQSLGKKNTQEEMGEISNSTSGAKNEGRRTRTNSLIQEEIVSKHPLQEKVVVVQFVESHGATQGPGRGKRENPKEIRHPSENLESCSKDSSVLQKEPDNMKQALQECSINDTLSTEDDPAIKTANVSRNIQNESCQLQTGLIKGENKSSEGGVEDSEEMFLLPGKRSKRVKEKENTEPVALPKRGRAKNTEVKQAFSEDLHETARKLRSDLSAKMIKTDEQAFDKDTETATAEESENGSKHEIKITGKRVKSLRSARKHSVEVKADVCGTALENIQNIQKNEEIETDTETQSHVKNKIKVSQGDETDNAQESTTEASQRLKAESPGEINKMPVTALNLEANRSAVQGTNRTRNRRGKKDSLEKKADEFAKDVNNLEIMTPNLKSEMEMDKSLKDSLGFVCGKNTYQVMKDQNNPAATSVPAANSDSLALSPEKRTRNEHRILEAKQTEILQENQAQKNGMACRRGRSRKVNSELEVSSRAVGGKRSLPGNDKGMTYEGGQHETSENPSSQVRKSRRKQVDSVPQITCSRFVEKQTLIADHSKVEAFVKEQDSALEATPSSLEDNPLRRGKRREVAAASQTSRSLSIRKRHGLLEGDDKKMTVREDQNPALGNKTSQTKANASARGKRKTIDPATEEKLSSLRRKRGLSETESKEEGANEAQNMSLERVSCAKEKPLGRGRRKETALTSHTTNYISLRGKHGLPTDNGRVEVAKEGVPLENLSSSVKENQLRTGRRNEIALLLEASNCTIQGKQDLSKESGRNNNYRKAKNLILGSSASQEKNNLSKRNSRQATTSLAVSSISLRGLPEGGKNETPEEQENVLLEGAPCARENPSRADRKKTISSKSEETSSAFLREKPGLLEGRGQRKILENENTSLENNSSQGKTRQLRNRREKVEFKSEAATSTSVCKEGDLPENSNTLETQNVCLTSTGSEKNNQSGKGKEANPIQQATSTSRRRKCQLPEDDLASKKLKSENDEDRSLQTGKRNKTKEDVKVTQAAGGTDRKTRSSARTRK encoded by the exons ATGCCACTCTTTGGGAATATTATTGTAATTAAACGGAACGGGACTGATGGAATTAGTTTTCCACTCACTGCAAGTTCTTGTTTATTTGGAAG GAGAACAGAATGTGATATTCGCATCCAGTTACCTCAGGTCTCAAAAGAACATTGTAAAATTGAAGTAAATGAGAACAAGGAG gcaaTATTGACTAATTTAAGTACAGTAAATCCTACGCAGCTGAATGGTGGTTGTTTTCAGCAGCCTGTACCTCTGAAACATGGAGATGTGTTAACTATTATTGATCGTTCTTTCAG aTTTGAATATCCTCTGCAGTCAACACCAAGAAAGGGGCGTTCTAGGTCTCCAAAAGATGAAACACTGCAG CAGGTGGCAGAAATGGAGTTACTACACCAACAAACTCCAGGATCTAAAAGTCTTCATGTGTCAG ATGATGCtgagtttgaagaaaaaaatgccaatgaaattaaacaaagtACAGAGGAAAATACTTCCAAAGCTTTACCCATCAAACTGCAAACACCCAAATCTTCATGCAGAATACATCAAatcattacaaagaaaaatgaaaagtctCCCTTCACTAAACTCtatgagaaactgaaatatgaGATTCAGGTGAAAAATTTCCTGTACAACGGAAATGCATCTCAAGAAGCTGCAAAAGAAGGTGGTAAGAGTGTTCCGCTAGAACCAAGTGCTCAAATTTTATCATCAAGCTGTGTTCATGATCTGGGAAACctgactgaagaaaaaggaataggcagaagtgaaaagattgaagaatgcaaaataaagcaaaaagttAACAGTTTAGAGTTTAATGAGATCTCAGCTGCTGGAAGCGCTACCAATAAGAGTTTTACCAGAAGTCCTCAAACTTCTGTTTCAGAGGAGATATCAAGAGATACTGGTAAAAGTCACTTGCAGGGTCATAAGGAACTAAGTCCAGCAGAGAAACCTAATGGTACTGAAGTTACGAGCAAACCCAGTAAGGAAAATGATGGAAATGCAGCATTTCCACTGGAGCTATGCCCTGTAGAATGCTTGGATCATACAGATACAATTAaaacacacagctctgcaaTAGCATTAGATGAACGAGCACAAACAGCTAACATGACTAATGTTTCTGAAGTAGATAAATATCTTCTGTCTACACCAACACCCAGAAGGAAGAGTTCCCAGTCTCATTTCATATCACCTACCAGAGAAACTAGTGGAATGAATCCTGTAAATAATGGTACTCCAACAACTCGACGACGTGTGTCGTCAAAACATAAGTCTCTTTcagaaatttcagctgaaactgAAAGAGAAGATTCAGTGAGCCGAAATGATAGCCTCAAACAACTGCCTTTGGTGGAAGATAAGTGcttaaaacaaagacaaaatagtAAACAACATACACCAGGAAAACCTGTAGAAGAAGTAGTGCTGAAAGAAATTTGTGATCAGGCAAACTCTGTTAACTCAAAAGAGGGACATTCTGAAACTCCTGCCTCTCTTTCTAAATCCAGGAGTCCCAGAAGAAATAACAGACAAAATGACAAATTATCAAACAAAAGTGTCCATTCGGAGACACTAGCTTCCGTAGAGTTAATGTCAGAGCTGGCATCTCCTGCTAGTCAGAAACCTGACTCTGGAAGAAGGAGGAGTAGGTGGAGGACCTCTGTACTGCTAACTGAAAAAGTACTGGAGGCAGATGCCGTTCAAGAACATCATAAGACTGCAGACGGAAAAGACAAGGCAACTGAAGAAGAGCTGGTCACGAAGGAGTATCACCAGAAACAAGATTTGGAAGATGCCAGTGTTATAAGACCTCGTAGATTGCCATCAATGAGAAGGTCTTCTGGAAGTGTTACTGTACTGAAAGACAATGAGGCTGTCTCAGAAGTGAATATTTCTGGCCTGTTGCCTGGAGAAGAATCAG GCAAGACAAAAAGGGTATCTCGGAAGAGGAAAAGTGGTGACTTGTTACTTCAGCCTTTAGGAAACAGAAAGAGAGTGTCTTTTGGTGGTCAGCTAAGTCCAGAACTTTTTGATAAAAGTTTGCCTGCCAACTCGCCACTTAAGAAAGGTGCAACTCCTGCCAGACTGAGTTTACCGATGGGAAACTCGCCACGAGCTGTTCTGAAGAAGGCTCAGGGACTGAAGTGCTTTGCAGCCCAG gAACTTTCTGAACattggcagaaagaaaaaatgtcaccAAAAAATTTGCCAGCCCAAAAGTCCCCAGCTGCCTCATCCCCTGCCTCAGGGAAGGCAACATCTAGATTTACTTCAGGCTCTCCAGAACCTTACACAAAAGGAcgtttctctgtttctcacatCACAGCACTGTTACCAATTGCAGAAGAGAAGGATGCTGTTGCAGAAGACATGAatacaaaggagaaaactgGTGCCTGGGTGAAAACATCTAAGTGTTCTGACATTAACCAAGATGATAAAACCTTTTTAACAGCTACACCTGAGAAATTAGCAAGTGCACAATTTGCTTCGAAGATCACTCCCATGAAGAGCAGAAGTGGAGCTCTAGCAGTTATCAATGCAAAAAGAAGAAGCGGTGCCTCTACTGCCAATTTATTAG TTGCAAAATCTTGGGCAGAAGTGGTAAAACTAGGTGTCGTAAGACCACAGTCAAAGACCCGTAAAAAGAGTGTCCGTAAAGGAAGACccctgaagaagaaaacccagTCACCAAAG gctccagaaagaaaaataaaagatcatTTTAGTACAGGTCATGCAGAGTCACCTGCTACAATAGTTGTAGGTAGAGCTTATTCTACCACAGTCAGAGCAGCTGGACAGGTCCCTAAAGTTGTAAAAAATCCTATCTTGAAGCCAAACATGAATATGGACGAAAGCTTCACAG GAATGACTGAAATGTTTCAAACTCCAGAAAATAAGAGTGGGAAAATGTTACCTTTGGCCACTGTTCAGAAGACTGATTTTACACCAACATGTACTGCAGTGGATACTTCTGAACTGCACACTCCTGAAGAATCTG GAGAGATGATGGTGTCACCGTTAAATAGTTCAGATGGTTCAGAACAGAAACAAGATAGTCCAGGCATTTCTAGCTTTCTGAGAGGAGAGTCTCTAAAGTCTATGTCTGATGCAATATccacaaaaactgaaaaaagaaaatctatgcTGGAAGAAAGTGTTAGTGTGGATAATTTGTCAATAattccagaaaaagaagcatCTCGGGTGAAATCAGGAAGTAAAAGGAGGACCtcaaagcagaagctgaagccAATTGAGGCTATGTCAGACATCAAGCAGCTTTTAAGGACCCCAGAGCAAAGTTCTGAACCCATAGAGGCTTTGTCAGGCATCAGGCAGCTCATGGAGACCCCAAAGCGGAAGTTGGAGCCTGTAGAGGCTTTGTCAGGTATCAAGAAGCTCATGAGGACCCCGAAGCAGAAGTCGGAGCCTGTAGAGGCTCTGTCAGGCATCAAGCAGCTCATGAGGACCCCGAAGCAGAAGTCGGAGCCTGTAGAGGCTCTGTCAGGCATCAGGCAGCTCATGAAGACCCCGAAGCAGAAGTCGGAGCCTGTAGAGGCTCTGTCAGGCATCAAGCAGCTCATGAGGACCCCGAAGCAGAAGTCGGAGCCTGTAGAGGCTCTGTCAGGCATCAAGCAGCTCATGAGGACCCCGAAGCAGAAGTCGGAGCCTGTAGAGGCTCTGTCAGGCATCAAGCAGCTCATGAGGACCCCGAAGCAGAAGTCGGAGCCTGTAGAGGCTCTGTCAGGCATCAGGCAGCTCATGAGGACCCCGAAGCAGAAGTCGGAGCCTGTAGAGGCTCTGTCAGGCATCAGGCAGCTCATGAGGACCCCGAAGCAGAAGTCGGAGCCTGTAGAGGCTCTGTCAGGCATCAAGCAGCTCATGAGGACCCCGAAGCAGAAGTCGGAGCCTGTAGAGGCTCTGTCAGGCATCAAGCAGCTCATGAGGACCCCGAAGCAGAAGTCGGAGCCTGTAGAGGCTTTGTCAGGCATCAAGCAGCTCATGAGGACCCCGAAGCAGAAGTCGGAGCCTGTAGAGGCTCTGTCAGGCATCAGGCAGCTCATGAGGACCCCGAAGCAGAAGTCGGAGCCTGTAGAGGCTCTGTCAGGCATCAAGCAGCTCATGAGGACCCCGAAGCAGAAGTCGGAGCCTGTAGAGGCTCTGTCAGGCATCAAGCAGCTCATGAGGACCCCGAAACAAGAGCTGGAGACTGTTACAGATGAAATTACTGATGAAAGGTTGCTGAAGGCACCAGTACAAGAAAGGGGTGCAGTAAAAGATGTGGCAGGTCTTACTTTAATCAAGAAAAGTCCAAAGGTGAAATATCAACCAGTAGAAGACATGATTGGGGTCAGCCGTATTTTCAAGACACCAAAGGAAAAAGTTGAACCTGTAGAAGATATGTTTGGTATTAGCAGATTAGTGAAGACTCCAAGAGAGAAGCATCAACCAGTTGATGATTTTGTGGGTCTCCAAAGGCTTATGGCAGAACCCAGGGGAAGATGTTCTGATTCTGAATTGGACTATGTTGGAGTTACAGAAATGTTTGATATACCAGAGGAAATTAAG ACCAAGTCAGTAAGTGTTACGGATTCTAGGCAAGAAGATACTGCACCTCTTTGTACTAATTCCAGTCATAAATACG atgtttTAGACAATGAAGGAAATATTCCACAAGGTAAAGATTCTCGACAGAAGGAATCAACTCGTGAAGACCAGACCACCCAGATACTAACAAGGGGCAGATCAAGGAAGACAACACATTCTGCTTCAGCAAAGCAGTGTGAAAAGgatttgaatttaaaagaactgcaaagtttggggaaaaagaatACCCAAGAAGAGATGGGAGAGATCAGTAATTCGACTTCAGGAgcaaaaaatgaaggaagaagaacaagaacaaaCAGTCTCATACAAGAAGAAATTGTTTCAAAGCACCCTCTTCAGGAAAAAGTTGTGGTTGTTCAATTTGTGGAATCACATGGAGCTACTCAAGGACCAGGAAGAGGTAAAAGGGAAAACCCGAAGGAGATAAGACATCCAAGTGAGAATCTTGAATCTTGTAGCAAAGATTCTTCAGTGCTACAAAAAGAACCTGATAATATGAAACAGGCATTGCAGGAGTGTAGTATCAATGACACATTATCAACTGAAGATGATCCAGCCATAAAGACAGCAAATGTATCTAGGAACATTCAAAATGAAAGTTGTCAACTGCAAACAGGTTTAATAAAAGGTGAAAACAAATCTAGTGAAGGTGGTGTAGAAGACAGcgaagaaatgtttctgttgccTGGGAAGAGGTCtaaaagagtaaaagaaaaagaaaacacagaaccaGTGGCTCTACCTAAAAGAGGAAGAgctaaaaatactgaagttaaaCAAGCTTTTTCGGAGGACCTTCATGAGACAGCAAGGAAGCTTCGTAGTGATCTATCAGCGAAGATGATAAAAACAGATGAACAGGCTTTTGACAAAGATACTGAGACTGCTACAGCAGAAGAATCTGAAAATGGAAGTAAACATGAAATAAAGATAACAGGGAAAAGGGTGAAGTCTTTACGCAGTGCTAGAAAACACTCAGTTGAAGTAAAAGCAGATGTTTGTGGGACGGCACttgaaaatatacaaaatattcagaaaaacgAGGAAATTGAAACTGATACTGAGACACAATCGCATGTCAAAAATAAGATTAAAGTATCTCAGGGAGATGAAACAGATAATGCTCAGGAAAGCACAACAGAGGCATCTCAAAGATTAAAGGCAGAGTCACCTGGAGAGATAAACAAAATGCCAGTTACTGCTCTCAACTTGGAAGCAAACAGAAGTGCAGTACAGGGAACAAATAGAACTAGAAACAGGAGAGGCAAAAAAGACTCTTTGGAGAAAAAGGCTGATGAATTTGCCAAAGATGTAAACAACCTAGAAATAATGACTCCCAACTTGAagtcagaaatggaaatggacAAATCTCTCAAAGATTCTTTGGGCTTTGTTTGTGGCAAGAATACGTACCAAGTCATGAAGGACCAGAACAACCCAGCTGCCACATCAGTACCTGCTGCAAACAGTGACAGTCTTGCTCTTAGCCCTGAAAAGCGGACAAGAAATGAACACAGAATACTTGaagcaaagcaaactgaaatCCTGCAAGAGAATCAAGCACAAAAAAATGGAATGGCATGTAGAAGAGGTAGAAGTAGAAAAGTAAATTCTGAACTTGAAGTCAGTTCCAGAGCAGTTGGAGGAAAAAGGAGTTTGCCTGGGAATGACAAAGGAATGACTTACGAAGGTGGTCAACATGAGACTTCAGAAAATCCTTCTTCACAAGtaaggaagagcagaagaaagcaagttGATTCCGTTCCACAAATAACTTGTTCTAGGTTtgtggaaaaacaaacattaattGCAGATCATAGTAAAGTTGAGGCTTTTGTAAAGGAGCAAGATTCAGCTTTGGAAGCTACTCCCTCTTCACTGGAAGATAATCCACTGAGACGAGGGAAAAGACGAGAGGttgctgcagcatcacagacATCTAGATCTCTTTCTATCAGAAAAAGACATGGGTTGCTAGAAGGTGATGATAAAAAGATGACTGTGAGAGAAGATCAAAATCCAGCTTTGGGAAATAAAACTTCAcagacaaaagcaaatgcatcAGCAAGgggcaaaaggaaaacaattgatccagcaacagaggaaaaacttTCATCTCTCCGGAGAAAACGTGGCTTGTCAGAAACTGAGAGTAAAGAGGAGGGTGCTAATGAAGCACAAAATATGTCTTTGGAAAGAGTGTCCTGTGCAAAAGAGAAGCCATTAGGAAggggcagaaggaaagaaactgctCTGACGTCACATACAACTAATTACATTTCTCTTCGAGGAAAACACGGTTTGCCAACAGATAATGGTAGAGTAGAAGTTGCTAAAGAAGGTGTTCCATTAGAAAATTTAAGTtcatctgtaaaagaaaatcaactgAGAACAGGCAGAAGGAATGAAATTGCTCTCTTGTTAGAAGCCTCAAATTGTACTATTCAGGGGAAACAGGACTTATCAAAAGAAAGTGgtagaaataataattacaggaaagcaaaaaatctgattttgggaaGTTCTGcttcccaagaaaaaaataatctgtcaaaAAGGAACTCAAGGCAAGCAACTACTTCGCTGGCTGTTAGTTCCATCTCACTTCGAGGTTTGCCAGAAGGTGGTAAGAATGAAACTCCTGAAGAACAAGAGAATGTACTTTTGGAAGGAGCTCCATGTGCAAGAGAAAATCCATCAAgagcagacagaaagaaaacaatttcttccaAATCTGAAGAAACtagttctgcttttctcaggGAAAAACCTGGCTTGCTGGAAGGTAGAGGTCAAAGGAAAattcttgaaaatgaaaatacatctcTAGAAAATAATTCATCCCAGGGAAAAACAAGGCAATTGAGGAATAGAAGGGAAAAGGTAGAATTCAAATCAGAGGCAGCTACTTCTACTTCTGTCTGTAAAGAGGGTGACTTGCCAGAAAACAGTAACACTTTGGAAACTCAAAATGTGTGTTTGACATCCACTGGTTCcgaaaaaaataatcagtctggaaaaggaaaagaggctAACCCTATACAGCAGGCAACTTCCACCTCTCGCAGAAGAAAGTGTCAGTTGCCAGAAGATGACTTAGCATCCAAAAAACTAAAATCAG AGAATGATGAAGATAGATCGctacaaacaggaaaaaggaacaaaactaAAGAAGATGTAAAGGTGACTCAGGCTGCTGGAGGCACGGACAGGAAGACAAGATCAAGTGCAAGAACAAGAAAATAG